The following coding sequences lie in one Thermoanaerobaculia bacterium genomic window:
- a CDS encoding proline racemase family protein, with product MTVPESIRVVDSHTEGEPTRVVVEGWPQPSGGTMEERRRDMKERFDPLRRAVLCEPRGHEAVVGALLTPPVSPGSLAGVVFFDNAAYLGMCGHGTIGVVRTLEYLGRLAPGPVALDTPVGTVRAELAADGSVAIENVPAFLHARDVVVEVPGVGRITGDVAYGGNWFFIAPWEGPLLASGIDELTRITRGIGEALRRAGVTGAGGAEVDHVILLGESDRPDADRKNFVLCPGAAYDRSPCGTGTSATMATLHARGRLALGEVWRQEGIIGSLFQGWLSASGETLVPHVRGTAFVTGEATLRFDPRDPFRLGIPTA from the coding sequence GTGACCGTTCCCGAATCGATCCGCGTCGTCGACTCCCACACGGAGGGCGAGCCGACGCGCGTCGTCGTCGAGGGATGGCCGCAGCCGTCGGGCGGCACGATGGAGGAGCGCCGGCGCGACATGAAGGAGCGCTTCGATCCGCTCCGGCGCGCCGTCCTCTGCGAGCCCCGCGGCCACGAGGCGGTCGTCGGCGCGCTCCTCACGCCCCCGGTCTCCCCCGGCTCCCTCGCCGGGGTCGTCTTCTTCGACAACGCGGCGTATCTCGGAATGTGCGGCCACGGGACGATCGGCGTCGTCCGGACGCTCGAATACCTCGGGCGGCTGGCGCCGGGGCCGGTCGCGCTCGACACGCCGGTCGGGACGGTACGCGCCGAACTCGCGGCCGACGGCTCCGTGGCGATCGAGAACGTTCCCGCTTTCCTGCATGCGCGCGACGTCGTCGTCGAGGTTCCCGGGGTCGGGCGGATCACCGGCGACGTCGCCTACGGCGGAAACTGGTTCTTCATCGCTCCCTGGGAAGGGCCGCTCCTCGCCTCCGGCATCGACGAGCTCACCCGGATCACGCGCGGAATCGGAGAAGCGCTTCGCCGCGCCGGCGTGACCGGAGCGGGAGGCGCGGAAGTCGATCACGTCATCCTCTTGGGCGAGAGCGACCGCCCCGACGCGGATCGGAAGAATTTCGTCCTCTGCCCCGGCGCCGCGTACGACCGCTCCCCGTGCGGCACCGGGACCTCGGCGACGATGGCGACGCTCCACGCGCGCGGCCGGCTCGCGCTCGGCGAGGTCTGGCGGCAGGAGGGCATCATCGGCAGCCTGTTCCAGGGATGGCTCTCCGCCAGCGGCGAAACGCTCGTGCCGCACGTGCGCGGCACCGCGTTCGTGACGGGAGAAGCGACGCTCCGATTCGATCCCCGGGACCCGTTCCGGCTGGGGATTCCGACCGCATGA
- a CDS encoding aldehyde dehydrogenase family protein → FIPRIEVGLVRVNGDTTGVDPHAPFGGMKGSSSGSREQGSAAREFYTEIKTVQINP, encoded by the coding sequence CTTCATCCCGAGGATCGAGGTCGGGCTCGTGCGCGTCAACGGCGACACGACGGGCGTCGACCCGCACGCGCCGTTCGGGGGCATGAAGGGATCGAGCTCCGGGAGCCGCGAACAGGGATCGGCGGCGCGCGAGTTCTACACCGAGATCAAGACCGTCCAGATCAATCCGTGA